The DNA region GTTCGAGAAGGAGCAAATCACAGTTGAGACGAAGGACGCGCCTCTCACGGCCGTCTCTCGCACCCTGAGCATAGGCCTCGCCAGATATGAGCAGGGCCTGACCCCAGAGGCTTTATTGATGCAGGCCGACGACGCGATGTACAGGGCGAAGTCGCAAGGCAAGAACAGAGTGATCAAGCACGGGGTCGATTAGGCGGGCCTCTCACCCACGCGCGGGTCGTTGTGCACGACCAGCGTCTGGGTGTCCGTGGCTCCGTCGACCAGCAGCCTGAGCGTGTCGGTACCCGGCAACGCCAGCGGCCCGGCAGATCGAGGCTATAATTGACGCCATCTCGTTGCGGCACTTCTCGCGGCCGTCGACTTGCGTTTCGCACCCACCAACGAGGCCCAGTATGACCAGACACTTGCTCATTACACTCGCTATCGTCTGCGCGTTCAGTCTTGCCGCGCCTCCCGTCGGGCACGCGCAGACGTTCAAGGTTGAGAAGTTTGATATCAAAGGCGACGGCGGCACCGACTACGTTGCCGTCGAAGCCGCCACGGGCCGCGTGTTCGTTTCGCGTTCCACCCACATGATGGTCGTCGAAGGCGCGACGGGCAAAGTGCTCGGCGACATTCCAAACACGCCAGGCGTGCATGGCGCCGGCTTCGCCACCAAGGCTGGCCACGGCTTCACGACCAACAGCGGCGACGAAACCGTCACGATGTTCGATCTGAAGACACTGGCGGTGCTCAGGCAGATCAAGGTCGGCCCCGGTCTCGACGGCATCATGTACGACGAGCCCGACGATAAGATCATCCTCACCAATCACAGCCGTCCGATCGGCACGCTCACAGCGATCGATCCCAAGACCGGGGACATTGTTGCCACCGTCGAGCTGGAAGACACGGCCCCCGAAGGCGCCGCTGCCGATGGCAAGGGACACGTCTTCGTGAACAACGAAGGCAAGAACACGATCCAGGTGATCGACGTCAAGACGTGGAAGGTGACCGCATCCTGGCCGCTCGCACCCTGCGAAGGGCCGACCGGCATCGCCTACGACAAGGCGTCGAACCGCATCTTCTCCGGTTGCAGCAACACCTCTGTCGTCGTCGATGCGGGCACGGGCAAGGTCGTGGCGTCCATCACGAACGGCACGCGCGTTGACGCCCTGGGATGGGATGCGTCCAGGAAGCTGATTTACATTCCAAATGGGGGCGAGGGCAATGTGACTGTCGTCCACCAGGATTCGCCCGACAAGTACACGGTGGTTGCGACGGTCGCCACGTTTGCCGGCGCAAAGACGATCGCCGTGGATCCGATGACGCACAACGTGTACCTCTTCCAGCCCGAGCGCGGTCCGGTTCCGCCGCCAGCGGCTGGCGCGCCGCCACCGACGGCGGGACGGGGCGGACGTGGCCGCGGTCCACAGGGTCCGATTGTCGCTGCGTGGTTCATCGTCATCAAGCAGTAGCTGTTCGAGGCTGCCATATTCGCGCGCGGGGCTCGCGGGACGGCGCGTGTGACGCGTCTCGGGCGAAGTGTGGGCCGTCAGTGCCGTCCCATCTGGCCCCACCGTCTCCCCGCCCCTTCTTGGTCGCGCCGAGCCTGTTGCCAGCCGAGCCTTGACTCCGCGACAACGCCCCGTTAGCCTCGTGGAGCCAACTGCCGGGGGCGGCGCGGACTCGGCCGGTTGCCGACCGGAATTGACCCGCGACGTGAACCGGAGGAGAACGATGACGAGGCTGACCGTTGGTGCCATGGTGCTGTGTCTGCTCGCAGCTGTCTCGGCGCAGGCACAGCAGGACGAAGCGGGCTGCAAGGATCACCCGCTGTTCACCCGCTTTCCCAACATGCATATCACTGGATGCCAGAGCAGGCAGTTCGATCTCCGGGCGTTCCCGGTGGGCCCTCCCGACACCGACCGCAATACGAAGCCGATCGCGGTCGAAGGACCGGTGCAGTGGATCAAGTACGAATTGAACGACGGAGCGACGCCTCCGAGCGGCCTGCAGATCATGCGGAACTTCGAGAACGCAGCAAAGAAGGCCGGCGGCACGATCGAGGGCCAGTACCCGGGCTGGTGCAAGGCCAACTACGAACAGGAACGCATGCCCGACATGGGCAACGGCTGCTTGAGCTACGGCCTGACGATGAAGTTCGTCAAGGGCAGCAAGGAGGTCTGGGCGTTCCTGCAGGCCGACGAGGATGGCAGCAACTACGTGATGACCGTATCCGAACGCGAGGAGATGAAGCAGGAGGTCAGTGTCACCGAACTGGTTGACAAGCTCTCCAAGGACGGTTTCGTCGCGCTGTATATCAACTTCGAAACAGGGAAGTCGACGATCAACCCCGACTCGGCCAAGACCCTGGACGCCGCGGCTGGCGCATTGAAAGCGGCGGGCGATTTCCGCGTCGAGGTCGCCGGGCATACCGATAACGTCGGCACACCCGAGGCGAACCTGAAGTTGTCACAGGATCGCGCCCAGGCCGTGATGGCCGCGCTCGTGGAGCGGGGCGTCAAGGCCGACAGGCTGACCGCGAAAGGGTACGGCCAGACAGCGCCAATCGCCGACAATCGCGCGGAGGACGGCCGCGCGAAGAACAGGCGCGTGGAACTCGTAAAGAAGTAGCAGCCGCGAGTCCGCCGCACCCGACAGGAGATCAACCGTGACGGATCGATTGGGGCGCGAGTTTCTCTATCTCTCCCAGGCCGACGTGGCTGGACTCGGGCTGTCGATGGCGGACATCATCACGGCCTTGGAAGCCATGTTCCGCGAAAAGGCCGCAGGACGCGTCGAGATGCCGCCCAAGCCCGGCGTCCATACACGACCAGACGCGTTCCTTCATGCCATGCCGGCCTATATCCCCTCGCAGAATGCGGTCGGGATGAAGTGGGTTGGCGGCTACCCGGAGAACCACCGGCGCAACCTGCCGTACATCACAGGGTTGCTCCTGCTCAACGACGTTGAGACGGGCATTCCGATTGCGGCGATGGACTGTACCTGGATTACCGCGAAGCGCACCGGCGCGGCAACCGCGGTGGCTGCTCGATGCCTGGCGCGCCCGGAATCGCGCACGGTCGGGATACTCGGCTGCGGCGTGCAGGGCCGCAGCAATCTGGAAGCCCTGAAGGTCATCTTCCAACTGGGCACTGTTCGCGCCTTCGACGTGGATCGCGCGACGCGTGAATCGTACGCGCGCGACATGAGCACCCAGTGCGGGCTGGACGTCATTCCCGTCACTGAGCCGAAAGAGGCGGTCGTCGGATGCGACATCGTCGTCACCGCAGGCCCCATCCTGCGTCAGCCGCATGCGACGATCCAACGTGGCTGGTTCGCCGAGGGCGCGTTTGCGTCGCTCGTGGACTTCGACTCTTATTGGCATCCGGACGCGTTGCGCCAGGTCGACAAGTTCTGCACCGACGATGTGCCACAACTGGAACACTACCGGCACATCGGCTACTTCCAGCACATCCCTCCAATCCACGCGGACCTCGGGGAGTTGGTGTCCGGCCGAAGGCCCGGAAGAGAGACGCCGCGGGAGCGCACGATGGCCTGCAATCTCGGACTGGCGCTGGACGATATCGCCACGGCGCCGCTGGTCTATGAGCGCGCGCTGAAGGCGGGCGTGGGCACCTGGCTGCCGCTGTGACTTTCGCGAGGAGCCCCCAGGCGGAAGGATTGGTGAGGCAGACGAATGACGGACGCCGGGGTCACGACGTGGCGACCCCGGCGCACTTGAAATCGCGTCTTGAAACCGGCTCTAGTCCTTGTCGCCGTTCTTGACCGTGGAGTAGACGTAGCCGGTCGGCACACCATTCACCGCAAAGGCACCGCCCGGGTAGACCACGTCGTTTTCGAGCACCATCCCCTTCATACCGCCCTGGCCATGTCCCTGAGCCTTGTAGCTTCCGGCCCCGGTCGCGAAGTTGAATGTGCCCTGCCACGTCCCCACCCACTTGCCCACGGCATTCTCGAACTCGAACGTTCCCCAGCACGGGCCGGTCACGGTGTCGTCGAGATCGCAGTTCATGACGACCGGTCCAGCCGCGCTCGAGTACTCACCCGCCGGCCCGACCAGCGTGTCCTTGAACACGGTGGTCCAGCCGCGGATCTTCCCGCCAGGCCCGATCATTCCCTGTCCGGGTGTCCAGTTAGCCAGCGCTACCTCCGTGCCGCCCGCCACAAGCGGCGACGCCGACCGGGCCGCGGTGAGCGCGAACCCGCCCGCGACCATGATTCCGACAACGAGAACGCCAATCATCCTGATGCGCATCGTACCTGCTCCTTTCGTTTCCTCGACAAAGGGCAGCCTAGCAACGCGCCAGATGACAAACCTGACGAAAAGCTGCAAAATCTCAGCGATCGGGAGGGTCCTGCCATGCCCGGCGACACGCGCAGTTACCGCTTCGGCGACTTCACCCTCGAGGCCGGCGAACGCCAACTCCTCCGAGGCGGGCAGCCGGTCGTGCTTCGCCCGAAGGCGTTTGAGACGCTCAGGTTGCTCGTCGAACGTCGCGGCCGCCTGGTGACCCGAGACGAACTGCTGAACAGCGTATGGGCCGACACGAACGTGAGCGAGGCCGTGCTGACGCACTGCGTGACGGAGGTGCGCCAGGCGCTGGACGACGACCCGCATCAGCCAAAGTACTTGAAGACGATCCCGCGCGTCGGCTACAAGTTCATCGCCGAGATCGGGACCATCGAGACGTCGGCCCGCCCGTCAGGTTTCGTCGCAGACACCGCCGGCGCGACCGTTCCGCCAACCGCCATCGCCGTGCTTCCATTCGCCAACATCAGCGGCGATCCCGAAAACGAGTACTTCTGCGACGGATTGTCCGAGGAGTTGATCAACGGCCTCACGGCGGTCAGGCAACTCCGAGTGGTGGCCCACAGTTCGTCGTTTGCCTTCAAGGGACGCGACAGCGATGTGCGGGAGATCGGCCGGCAGCTGAACGTGGCGTCAGTGCTCGAGGGCAGCGTGCGCAAGTCGGGAGATCGCGTCAGAGTCTCGGCGCAGCTCATCAACGCCGCCGACGGGTACCACGTGTGGTCCGAGCAGTACGATCGCCGGCTGGTGGACCTGTTCGCCATTCAGGATGAGATCTCGGCGGCGATTCTGCAGAAGCTGAAGGTCAAGCTGCTGACGAACCCGCGAGTCGCCCGGCGTCCGACGGATTCCCTGGAGGCCTACCACCTTTACCTGAAGGGCCGGACCTTCTGGCACCGGCGATTCAGGGGGCAGATTCAGCACGCGATGGAGTGCTTCCAGCAGGCCATCGATCTCGATCCGCAATTCGCGGCGGCCTACACGGGCCTCGCGAACTGCTACAGCACCCTGGGCATCTGGGCGTTTGCGCCCCCGGCGTCGGTTCTTCCGAAGGCGCGCGATCTCGCGTGCCGGGCGCTCGACATCGACGACACGCTCGCCGAGCCTCACGCGTCGCTCGCTCTGATCGACACGTTTTACAGCTGGAAGTGGGACGCCGCCGGACGCGGATTCGCCCGGGCCATCGAGCTCAACCCGGGCTCCGCGCTGACCCGTCTCTGGAACGGGCACTATCTGAGCATCGTCGGTCGATTCGACGAGGCGTTCACCGAGATGCGCCTCGCGCAGGACCTCGACCCGCTTTCTCCGGTCGTAGGCCCGAACCTCGGGTGGACCCACATTCTGGCGCACCAGTACGATCGCGCCATCGAGGAACTGCGCACCGTGCTGGAATTCGACCCGGCGAACGGCCTCGCCCATTTCTACCTGGGGTATGCGCACGTCGAACTCGGGAACTTCCGGGACGCTCTTCGGAGCTTCGAGAAGGCGGCCGAGGCAACCGGCGGTCTGCCTTGGCTGGCCGAGTCCGTCGCGTGGGTCCGCGGTCTGGCCGGTGACCGAACGGCGGCCCTGGCCGCGCTCAAAGACGTGGCGCGCCGGACGCAGACGGGGTACGTGCCGTCCTCAGCCATCGCCATGCTTCACCTGGCGCCGGCGAACGACAGCGCCGTACTCGACTGCCTGGAGAAGGGGCTCGCCGAGCACGATGCGCTGATGGTCTGGATCGGATTCATGCCGTGTTTCGATCACCTGCACGGGCACGCGCGGTTCCAGGCGCTGCTGCGCGAGCTTGGGTTGGGGTGAAAGAGTTCGACGAGAGCGGAGCGCCTCGGAATTCGCGACGCTCCGCCGGTGATACCTCCCCGATCGAATGGTCCCTAAGGCCGCTAACGCTTGGGCATCAAGACGCCCAGCTGCCCGGCGGCCTTCCTTTTCGCGTTGAACGCGGCCAGATCGACGCTGGTCAGCGCCGTCCACTTCGCCATCACGGCCGCGGCATTCGTGCGCGCGGTGGCGCATGCTGCCACTTCGCGAGCGGTCGGCGCGATTTCCGCCGCCTGCATTGCCATGGCCGCTGACGACATCTCCGTGCTCACGCTCTGAAGCGTAGGGGCAGCCGCCGCGCCTCCCGTACTCCGCCCGGCTTGCCCGGCCGAAGCCCCAGGCGAAGGCGGGCCGCCGCGCCCGCCGGCGGCTGCTGCGCCGGCCCCTGCGCCCCGACCGCCGCGTCCGGCGCCCGATCCTCCGCCAGCCGCCGGCGCAAGCGCGACGACGGCGGCCTTGAACTTCGTCACGTCGTCGCCCGACAACGTGTCAAGCTGCGCAACCAGGGCGCGCGCCAGCTGGTAGGCCGCATGCGCCGTTCGGGCACCCTCGTACATCTCGCTCGTGAGCGACGCGAGCGTCGCCAGATCGGCGGCAGACGCGGTGACACGCGGATCGATCTTCAGCGCGATGGGCTGCGTGTAGTTCTTGCCGTCAACCGTAAGGCGCACCGTATAGGATCCGGGCGGCGCCCACGGAGAATTGACTGAAGGGTACGTCCGATGCGGCACAGCGCCGGCACTGCCACCACCGCCGCGCCCCCCACCCCCTTCGCCGATCGGGTCGTAGTGCATGTCCCACCAGACGCGGTGCATGCCCGCGCGGGTCGAGACGACCATTGGCGGAGCTGGCCAGTACAGAGGCAGCGAGCAATCCGGGGCATTCGGTGTTTCCTGACAGATCTTGTTGTACGCGATCGGATCGATGGCCGGATGAACCGCGGGCACCGGATCCGTGCTCGAATACGTGCGTACCACGCGTCTGACTGTGTCGAGAATCTCCAGCGTGACCGGCCCAGCCGCGTCGGCCGCGAGGTAGTAGTCAAGGATGGCGCCGGGCGGGGGATTCTCTCCCGCCGGCACCTCGGGCGGCCACGGCGTGGGCGGGTTCATGCCGAAACGCACACGCACAGCGGTCACCGGCTTTACCAGGTAGGCCGCGCGCGCGCCTTCCGCCGCACGCAGCGCCGCCGCCTGTCTGAGCGGCGCCACGTCATCGAGAATCCAGAACCCTCGACCGTGCGTGCCTGCCACCAGGTCAGAGCACATACAGGTGGCGTCGTCCTTGATGGCGATGTCGCGCACGGAGACCGCCGGCATGTCGAGGCGCAGCGACTGCCAGTGGTCGCCGTCATCAAACGACACCCACACCTGCGTCTCGGTTGCCGCGTACAGAAGCCCTTTCTGACGCGGATCTTCGCGAATGGAATTGGAGACCGCCCCGGAGGGTAGCCCCGTGTTGATTTCCTTCCACGTCTTGCCCCCGTCGTCGGTGCGCCAGAAGTGCGGATTCATGTCGTCGAGGCGCATCGTGTTTGCCGCGGCGTACGCGGTGAGCGCGCTGAAATGTCCCGCCTCGATGTTGAAGATGCGCGTCCACGGCTTGATCGCCGCAGGCGTGACATTGGTCCATGTGCGTCCGACGCCCGTCATCACCTGGATCCGCCCGTCGTCTGTGC from Acidobacteriota bacterium includes:
- a CDS encoding YncE family protein → MTRHLLITLAIVCAFSLAAPPVGHAQTFKVEKFDIKGDGGTDYVAVEAATGRVFVSRSTHMMVVEGATGKVLGDIPNTPGVHGAGFATKAGHGFTTNSGDETVTMFDLKTLAVLRQIKVGPGLDGIMYDEPDDKIILTNHSRPIGTLTAIDPKTGDIVATVELEDTAPEGAAADGKGHVFVNNEGKNTIQVIDVKTWKVTASWPLAPCEGPTGIAYDKASNRIFSGCSNTSVVVDAGTGKVVASITNGTRVDALGWDASRKLIYIPNGGEGNVTVVHQDSPDKYTVVATVATFAGAKTIAVDPMTHNVYLFQPERGPVPPPAAGAPPPTAGRGGRGRGPQGPIVAAWFIVIKQ
- a CDS encoding OmpA family protein; translation: MTRLTVGAMVLCLLAAVSAQAQQDEAGCKDHPLFTRFPNMHITGCQSRQFDLRAFPVGPPDTDRNTKPIAVEGPVQWIKYELNDGATPPSGLQIMRNFENAAKKAGGTIEGQYPGWCKANYEQERMPDMGNGCLSYGLTMKFVKGSKEVWAFLQADEDGSNYVMTVSEREEMKQEVSVTELVDKLSKDGFVALYINFETGKSTINPDSAKTLDAAAGALKAAGDFRVEVAGHTDNVGTPEANLKLSQDRAQAVMAALVERGVKADRLTAKGYGQTAPIADNRAEDGRAKNRRVELVKK
- a CDS encoding ornithine cyclodeaminase family protein translates to MTDRLGREFLYLSQADVAGLGLSMADIITALEAMFREKAAGRVEMPPKPGVHTRPDAFLHAMPAYIPSQNAVGMKWVGGYPENHRRNLPYITGLLLLNDVETGIPIAAMDCTWITAKRTGAATAVAARCLARPESRTVGILGCGVQGRSNLEALKVIFQLGTVRAFDVDRATRESYARDMSTQCGLDVIPVTEPKEAVVGCDIVVTAGPILRQPHATIQRGWFAEGAFASLVDFDSYWHPDALRQVDKFCTDDVPQLEHYRHIGYFQHIPPIHADLGELVSGRRPGRETPRERTMACNLGLALDDIATAPLVYERALKAGVGTWLPL
- a CDS encoding winged helix-turn-helix domain-containing protein, producing the protein MPGDTRSYRFGDFTLEAGERQLLRGGQPVVLRPKAFETLRLLVERRGRLVTRDELLNSVWADTNVSEAVLTHCVTEVRQALDDDPHQPKYLKTIPRVGYKFIAEIGTIETSARPSGFVADTAGATVPPTAIAVLPFANISGDPENEYFCDGLSEELINGLTAVRQLRVVAHSSSFAFKGRDSDVREIGRQLNVASVLEGSVRKSGDRVRVSAQLINAADGYHVWSEQYDRRLVDLFAIQDEISAAILQKLKVKLLTNPRVARRPTDSLEAYHLYLKGRTFWHRRFRGQIQHAMECFQQAIDLDPQFAAAYTGLANCYSTLGIWAFAPPASVLPKARDLACRALDIDDTLAEPHASLALIDTFYSWKWDAAGRGFARAIELNPGSALTRLWNGHYLSIVGRFDEAFTEMRLAQDLDPLSPVVGPNLGWTHILAHQYDRAIEELRTVLEFDPANGLAHFYLGYAHVELGNFRDALRSFEKAAEATGGLPWLAESVAWVRGLAGDRTAALAALKDVARRTQTGYVPSSAIAMLHLAPANDSAVLDCLEKGLAEHDALMVWIGFMPCFDHLHGHARFQALLRELGLG